The following are encoded together in the Montipora capricornis isolate CH-2021 chromosome 5, ASM3666992v2, whole genome shotgun sequence genome:
- the LOC138049722 gene encoding alpha-1,6-mannosylglycoprotein 6-beta-N-acetylglucosaminyltransferase A-like isoform X2, which yields MSFGSVRGILCILLVLAGVWILFLITSQLLLDIEQGRKYFDSLRLSQSDSNGNESASLEELIYSEKTDDEDELSCEIPEDKSYPDCRNRVEILRNNWEKNPCYMEYDVDGTTCSLIIYLSEVESWCPRLTWRKYMKKKKRRREKAVMREKPDKLLSMLKSMPGFQPIRSRISIMWHYWQDGLHFMQTKHAIDMRSKKKILLFIGSLMDAVPSNQSSKLTDELLQWSDLLASLTILGHDVSVKTDRVELFSVLSEGSQLTHRGCEKEHSGYDLIYIDIPGLQQLVTSMPDRQTRLLVWYKYSCYLRVLTPFGMDAEFNYRGNFGDQSQVGNWNLNLKQFLVKYPLSADNSFLGFAVRSLRNETLPSKSSMTFVDGDTARDFKAHKRYLKAIYKQTRIHSALRLSTEGLKDDLAFIVNHGNIELDTVKELLRKSKLFIGLGSPHEKALALEALAQGCIVMNPKLTSEHPYLEQFVGKPFVYTVDIRNKAEVMTAMKEILKKQILKPFVPFEFTCEGMLERLNAYIENQNFCDMSDHWPSNTGELEITIARAGTSCTEACSKAGFTCEPEYFHLLNASNITSCAEKISEESIVAPAIEEDTARCVIQKQKLLYSCAGHQSKYKRFCPSRENRNGQIGLCKSCF from the exons ATGTCGTTTGGTAGTGTTCGTGGTATTTTGTGCATACTTCTCGTTCTAGCGGGAGTGTGGATTCTATTTTTAATAACATCTCAGTTACTTCTGGATATAGAACAAGGGAGAAAGTATTTTGACAGTCTTCGCTTGTCGCAGTCAGACAGCAATGGAAATGAAAGTGCATCTTTGGAAGAGCTCATCTATTCGGAAAAAACCGATG ATGAGGATGAGTTGAGCTGTGAAATACCGGAAGACAAATCCTATCCCGATTGCAGGAATAGAGTGGAG ATACTGAGGAACAACTGGGAAAAAAACCCTTGTTACATGGAATATGATGTGGATGGAACAACCTGTTCGCTGATCATATATTTAAGTGAA GTTGAGTCTTGGTGCCCACGGCTCACTTGGAGAAAatacatgaaaaagaaaaaacgaagaagAGAGAAG gcAGTAATGCGAGAGAAACCAGATAAACTGTTGTCCATGTTGAAATCTATGCCGggttttcagccaatcagatctaGGATATCAATCATGTGGCATTATTGGCAGGATGGTCTTCATTTTATGCAAACCAAGCATGCTATAGACATGCGCTCAAAAAAGAAG ATCTTACTATTTATCGGTTCGTTGATGGATGCAGTTCCCTCAAACCAGTCATCCAAGCTAACAGATGAGTTGCTACAGTGGAGTGATTTGCTTGCCTCTCTCACAATCCTGGGGCACGACGTCTCTGTCAAAACGGATCGTGTAGAACTTTTTAG TGTGCTATCCGAAGGAAGTCAGTTGACCCACCGCGGCTGTGAGAAAGAGCATTCCGGATATGATCTAATATACATTGATATCCCAGGCCTTCAACAGTTAGTGACATCAATGCCAGACCGACAAACACGGCTCCTCGTGTGGTATAAGTACAG CTGTTATCTCCGCGTTTTGACTCCGTTTGGTATGGACGCCGAGTTTAACTACAGAGGCAACTTCGGCGATCAATCCCAAGTGGGGAATTGGAACCTGAATCTCAAACAGTTTCTAGTCAAATATC CATTGTCAGCGGATAACTCTTTCCTTGGATTCGCGGTAAGAAGTTTACGAAATGAAACATTGCCATCGAAATCTTCCATGACATTTGTCGATGGAGATACAGCGAGGGACTTTAAG GCGCACAAGCGTTACCTAAAAGCGATTTATAAACAGACGAGGATACACTCTGCACTAAGACTG TCAACAGAAGGATTGAAGGATGATCTAGCTTTCATTGTCAACCATGGGAATATTGAGTTGGACACGGTCAAAGAATTGCTTAGAAAATCGAAG TTATTTATAGGTCTGGGATCTCCGCACGAAAAAGCACTTGCCTTAGAAGCGTTAGCACAGGGATGCATCGTCATGAATCCCAAA TTAACTTCTGAACATCCTTACCTAGAGCAATTTGTTGGAAAACCTTTCGTTTATACGGTTGATATCAGGAATAAGGCTGAAGTGATGACGGCAATGAAGGAGATTCTTAAGAAACAG ATATTGAAACCATTTGTTCCATTCGAATTCACTTGCGAAGGAATGTTAGAGCGATTAAATGCTTATATTGAAAATCAG AATTTTTGTGACATGTCAGACCACTGGCCTAGCAACACTGGTGAGTTGGAGATAACCATAGCGCGTGCAGGAACATCATGCACAGAGGCTTGTTCAAAAGCAG GCTTTACGTGTGAACCAGAATATTTTCATCTCTTAAATGCCAG TAATATAACTAGCTGTGCAGAAAAGATCTCTGAAGAGAGTATTGTCGCACCCGCAATTGAAGAAGATACAGCGAGATGCGTGATCCAAAAACAGAAGTTGCTTTACAGCTGTGCTGGTCATCAATCGAAATATAAAAGGTTTTGTCCCAGTAGAGAAAACCGAAATGGACAAATAGGGCTTTGTAAAAGTTGCTTTTGA
- the LOC138049722 gene encoding alpha-1,6-mannosylglycoprotein 6-beta-N-acetylglucosaminyltransferase A-like isoform X1, producing the protein MSFGSVRGILCILLVLAGVWILFLITSQLLLDIEQGRKYFDSLRLSQSDSNGNESASLEELIYSEKTDDEDELSCEIPEDKSYPDCRNRVEILRNNWEKNPCYMEYDVDGTTCSLIIYLSEVESWCPRLTWRKYMKKKKRRREKAVMREKPDKLLSMLKSMPGFQPIRSRISIMWHYWQDGLHFMQTKHAIDMRSKKKILLFIGSLMDAVPSNQSSKLTDELLQWSDLLASLTILGHDVSVKTDRVELFSVLSEGSQLTHRGCEKEHSGYDLIYIDIPGLQQLVTSMPDRQTRLLVWYKYSCYLRVLTPFGMDAEFNYRGNFGDQSQVGNWNLNLKQFLVKYPLSADNSFLGFAVRSLRNETLPSKSSMTFVDGDTARDFKAHKRYLKAIYKQTRIHSALRLSTEGLKDDLAFIVNHGNIELDTVKELLRKSKLFIGLGSPHEKALALEALAQGCIVMNPKFIRPKNRLNNEALRQQPSSRNLTSEHPYLEQFVGKPFVYTVDIRNKAEVMTAMKEILKKQILKPFVPFEFTCEGMLERLNAYIENQNFCDMSDHWPSNTGELEITIARAGTSCTEACSKAGFTCEPEYFHLLNASNITSCAEKISEESIVAPAIEEDTARCVIQKQKLLYSCAGHQSKYKRFCPSRENRNGQIGLCKSCF; encoded by the exons ATGTCGTTTGGTAGTGTTCGTGGTATTTTGTGCATACTTCTCGTTCTAGCGGGAGTGTGGATTCTATTTTTAATAACATCTCAGTTACTTCTGGATATAGAACAAGGGAGAAAGTATTTTGACAGTCTTCGCTTGTCGCAGTCAGACAGCAATGGAAATGAAAGTGCATCTTTGGAAGAGCTCATCTATTCGGAAAAAACCGATG ATGAGGATGAGTTGAGCTGTGAAATACCGGAAGACAAATCCTATCCCGATTGCAGGAATAGAGTGGAG ATACTGAGGAACAACTGGGAAAAAAACCCTTGTTACATGGAATATGATGTGGATGGAACAACCTGTTCGCTGATCATATATTTAAGTGAA GTTGAGTCTTGGTGCCCACGGCTCACTTGGAGAAAatacatgaaaaagaaaaaacgaagaagAGAGAAG gcAGTAATGCGAGAGAAACCAGATAAACTGTTGTCCATGTTGAAATCTATGCCGggttttcagccaatcagatctaGGATATCAATCATGTGGCATTATTGGCAGGATGGTCTTCATTTTATGCAAACCAAGCATGCTATAGACATGCGCTCAAAAAAGAAG ATCTTACTATTTATCGGTTCGTTGATGGATGCAGTTCCCTCAAACCAGTCATCCAAGCTAACAGATGAGTTGCTACAGTGGAGTGATTTGCTTGCCTCTCTCACAATCCTGGGGCACGACGTCTCTGTCAAAACGGATCGTGTAGAACTTTTTAG TGTGCTATCCGAAGGAAGTCAGTTGACCCACCGCGGCTGTGAGAAAGAGCATTCCGGATATGATCTAATATACATTGATATCCCAGGCCTTCAACAGTTAGTGACATCAATGCCAGACCGACAAACACGGCTCCTCGTGTGGTATAAGTACAG CTGTTATCTCCGCGTTTTGACTCCGTTTGGTATGGACGCCGAGTTTAACTACAGAGGCAACTTCGGCGATCAATCCCAAGTGGGGAATTGGAACCTGAATCTCAAACAGTTTCTAGTCAAATATC CATTGTCAGCGGATAACTCTTTCCTTGGATTCGCGGTAAGAAGTTTACGAAATGAAACATTGCCATCGAAATCTTCCATGACATTTGTCGATGGAGATACAGCGAGGGACTTTAAG GCGCACAAGCGTTACCTAAAAGCGATTTATAAACAGACGAGGATACACTCTGCACTAAGACTG TCAACAGAAGGATTGAAGGATGATCTAGCTTTCATTGTCAACCATGGGAATATTGAGTTGGACACGGTCAAAGAATTGCTTAGAAAATCGAAG TTATTTATAGGTCTGGGATCTCCGCACGAAAAAGCACTTGCCTTAGAAGCGTTAGCACAGGGATGCATCGTCATGAATCCCAAA TTTATTCGTCCAAAAAACCGTTTGAACAACGAAGCTCTAAGGCAACAGCCATCATCAAGGAAC TTAACTTCTGAACATCCTTACCTAGAGCAATTTGTTGGAAAACCTTTCGTTTATACGGTTGATATCAGGAATAAGGCTGAAGTGATGACGGCAATGAAGGAGATTCTTAAGAAACAG ATATTGAAACCATTTGTTCCATTCGAATTCACTTGCGAAGGAATGTTAGAGCGATTAAATGCTTATATTGAAAATCAG AATTTTTGTGACATGTCAGACCACTGGCCTAGCAACACTGGTGAGTTGGAGATAACCATAGCGCGTGCAGGAACATCATGCACAGAGGCTTGTTCAAAAGCAG GCTTTACGTGTGAACCAGAATATTTTCATCTCTTAAATGCCAG TAATATAACTAGCTGTGCAGAAAAGATCTCTGAAGAGAGTATTGTCGCACCCGCAATTGAAGAAGATACAGCGAGATGCGTGATCCAAAAACAGAAGTTGCTTTACAGCTGTGCTGGTCATCAATCGAAATATAAAAGGTTTTGTCCCAGTAGAGAAAACCGAAATGGACAAATAGGGCTTTGTAAAAGTTGCTTTTGA
- the LOC138049722 gene encoding alpha-1,6-mannosylglycoprotein 6-beta-N-acetylglucosaminyltransferase A-like isoform X3 — protein sequence MSFGSVRGILCILLVLAGVWILFLITSQLLLDIEQGRKYFDSLRLSQSDSNGNESASLEELIYSEKTDDEDELSCEIPEDKSYPDCRNRVEILRNNWEKNPCYMEYDVDGTTCSLIIYLSEAVMREKPDKLLSMLKSMPGFQPIRSRISIMWHYWQDGLHFMQTKHAIDMRSKKKILLFIGSLMDAVPSNQSSKLTDELLQWSDLLASLTILGHDVSVKTDRVELFSVLSEGSQLTHRGCEKEHSGYDLIYIDIPGLQQLVTSMPDRQTRLLVWYKYSCYLRVLTPFGMDAEFNYRGNFGDQSQVGNWNLNLKQFLVKYPLSADNSFLGFAVRSLRNETLPSKSSMTFVDGDTARDFKAHKRYLKAIYKQTRIHSALRLSTEGLKDDLAFIVNHGNIELDTVKELLRKSKLFIGLGSPHEKALALEALAQGCIVMNPKFIRPKNRLNNEALRQQPSSRNLTSEHPYLEQFVGKPFVYTVDIRNKAEVMTAMKEILKKQILKPFVPFEFTCEGMLERLNAYIENQNFCDMSDHWPSNTGELEITIARAGTSCTEACSKAGFTCEPEYFHLLNASNITSCAEKISEESIVAPAIEEDTARCVIQKQKLLYSCAGHQSKYKRFCPSRENRNGQIGLCKSCF from the exons ATGTCGTTTGGTAGTGTTCGTGGTATTTTGTGCATACTTCTCGTTCTAGCGGGAGTGTGGATTCTATTTTTAATAACATCTCAGTTACTTCTGGATATAGAACAAGGGAGAAAGTATTTTGACAGTCTTCGCTTGTCGCAGTCAGACAGCAATGGAAATGAAAGTGCATCTTTGGAAGAGCTCATCTATTCGGAAAAAACCGATG ATGAGGATGAGTTGAGCTGTGAAATACCGGAAGACAAATCCTATCCCGATTGCAGGAATAGAGTGGAG ATACTGAGGAACAACTGGGAAAAAAACCCTTGTTACATGGAATATGATGTGGATGGAACAACCTGTTCGCTGATCATATATTTAAGTGAA gcAGTAATGCGAGAGAAACCAGATAAACTGTTGTCCATGTTGAAATCTATGCCGggttttcagccaatcagatctaGGATATCAATCATGTGGCATTATTGGCAGGATGGTCTTCATTTTATGCAAACCAAGCATGCTATAGACATGCGCTCAAAAAAGAAG ATCTTACTATTTATCGGTTCGTTGATGGATGCAGTTCCCTCAAACCAGTCATCCAAGCTAACAGATGAGTTGCTACAGTGGAGTGATTTGCTTGCCTCTCTCACAATCCTGGGGCACGACGTCTCTGTCAAAACGGATCGTGTAGAACTTTTTAG TGTGCTATCCGAAGGAAGTCAGTTGACCCACCGCGGCTGTGAGAAAGAGCATTCCGGATATGATCTAATATACATTGATATCCCAGGCCTTCAACAGTTAGTGACATCAATGCCAGACCGACAAACACGGCTCCTCGTGTGGTATAAGTACAG CTGTTATCTCCGCGTTTTGACTCCGTTTGGTATGGACGCCGAGTTTAACTACAGAGGCAACTTCGGCGATCAATCCCAAGTGGGGAATTGGAACCTGAATCTCAAACAGTTTCTAGTCAAATATC CATTGTCAGCGGATAACTCTTTCCTTGGATTCGCGGTAAGAAGTTTACGAAATGAAACATTGCCATCGAAATCTTCCATGACATTTGTCGATGGAGATACAGCGAGGGACTTTAAG GCGCACAAGCGTTACCTAAAAGCGATTTATAAACAGACGAGGATACACTCTGCACTAAGACTG TCAACAGAAGGATTGAAGGATGATCTAGCTTTCATTGTCAACCATGGGAATATTGAGTTGGACACGGTCAAAGAATTGCTTAGAAAATCGAAG TTATTTATAGGTCTGGGATCTCCGCACGAAAAAGCACTTGCCTTAGAAGCGTTAGCACAGGGATGCATCGTCATGAATCCCAAA TTTATTCGTCCAAAAAACCGTTTGAACAACGAAGCTCTAAGGCAACAGCCATCATCAAGGAAC TTAACTTCTGAACATCCTTACCTAGAGCAATTTGTTGGAAAACCTTTCGTTTATACGGTTGATATCAGGAATAAGGCTGAAGTGATGACGGCAATGAAGGAGATTCTTAAGAAACAG ATATTGAAACCATTTGTTCCATTCGAATTCACTTGCGAAGGAATGTTAGAGCGATTAAATGCTTATATTGAAAATCAG AATTTTTGTGACATGTCAGACCACTGGCCTAGCAACACTGGTGAGTTGGAGATAACCATAGCGCGTGCAGGAACATCATGCACAGAGGCTTGTTCAAAAGCAG GCTTTACGTGTGAACCAGAATATTTTCATCTCTTAAATGCCAG TAATATAACTAGCTGTGCAGAAAAGATCTCTGAAGAGAGTATTGTCGCACCCGCAATTGAAGAAGATACAGCGAGATGCGTGATCCAAAAACAGAAGTTGCTTTACAGCTGTGCTGGTCATCAATCGAAATATAAAAGGTTTTGTCCCAGTAGAGAAAACCGAAATGGACAAATAGGGCTTTGTAAAAGTTGCTTTTGA